In Hyla sarda isolate aHylSar1 chromosome 9, aHylSar1.hap1, whole genome shotgun sequence, the following proteins share a genomic window:
- the LOC130291383 gene encoding LHFPL tetraspan subfamily member 3 protein-like isoform X1, with product MDPAHVHLYDTDFVKNGRAVTVLWASCTLFLGILEIVVLLQPTWVLGGEGSGHFGLYQLCEETDWGTECRGPQGILEALPPFQTAAGFMLGALLLVLLSLASIILLWFCHSGTVYKLCAWLQLTAAFCQALACILFPDGWDSPTVRPFCNYRSDRYELGTCSVHWGFILAILGTFDCLVLSILGFTLGKRHDALNPSEAKPSKKESARAGGLL from the exons ATGGATCCCGCACATGTTCATCTGTATGATACAGACTTTGTGAAGAATGGTCGGGCGGTCACCGTTTTATGGGCGTCCTGCACTTTGTTCCTCGGGATCCTGGAGATTGTTGTGCTCCTGCAGCCCACCtgggtgttaggtggggagggcaGTGGCCATTTTGGACTGTACCAGCTTTGTGAAGAGACAGATTGGGGTACAGAATGTCGGGGTCCTCAGGGTATCCTGGAGGCTCTGCCACCATTCCAGACTGCGGCTGGCTTCATGCTGGGGGCGCTGCTCTTGGTTCTGCTCAGCCTGGCCTCCATCATTCTGCTGTGGTTCTGTCACTCCGGGACGGTCTACAAGCTCTGCGCCTGGCTGCAACTCACTGCTG cTTTCTGCCAGGCTCTGGCCTGTATCCTGTTCCCGGACGGCTGGGACTCGCCCACTGTGCGCCCCTTTTGTAACTACCGCTCAGACAGATACGAGCTGGGAACCTGCTCGGTGCATTGGGGCTTCATCTTGGCCATATTGGGCACCTTCGATTGCCTGGTTCTCTCCATTTTGGGGTTCACCCTCGGGAAACGTCATGATGCTTTGAACCCCAGTGAAGCTAAACCCAGCAAGAAAG agtcagctagagcgggtggacttctatga
- the LOC130291383 gene encoding LHFPL tetraspan subfamily member 3 protein-like isoform X2 gives MDPAHVHLYDTDFVKNGRAVTVLWASCTLFLGILEIVVLLQPTWVLGGEGSGHFGLYQLCEETDWGTECRGPQGILEALPPFQTAAGFMLGALLLVLLSLASIILLWFCHSGTVYKLCAWLQLTAAFCQALACILFPDGWDSPTVRPFCNYRSDRYELGTCSVHWGFILAILGTFDCLVLSILGFTLGKRHDALNPSEAKPSKKGFPPETM, from the exons ATGGATCCCGCACATGTTCATCTGTATGATACAGACTTTGTGAAGAATGGTCGGGCGGTCACCGTTTTATGGGCGTCCTGCACTTTGTTCCTCGGGATCCTGGAGATTGTTGTGCTCCTGCAGCCCACCtgggtgttaggtggggagggcaGTGGCCATTTTGGACTGTACCAGCTTTGTGAAGAGACAGATTGGGGTACAGAATGTCGGGGTCCTCAGGGTATCCTGGAGGCTCTGCCACCATTCCAGACTGCGGCTGGCTTCATGCTGGGGGCGCTGCTCTTGGTTCTGCTCAGCCTGGCCTCCATCATTCTGCTGTGGTTCTGTCACTCCGGGACGGTCTACAAGCTCTGCGCCTGGCTGCAACTCACTGCTG cTTTCTGCCAGGCTCTGGCCTGTATCCTGTTCCCGGACGGCTGGGACTCGCCCACTGTGCGCCCCTTTTGTAACTACCGCTCAGACAGATACGAGCTGGGAACCTGCTCGGTGCATTGGGGCTTCATCTTGGCCATATTGGGCACCTTCGATTGCCTGGTTCTCTCCATTTTGGGGTTCACCCTCGGGAAACGTCATGATGCTTTGAACCCCAGTGAAGCTAAACCCAGCAAGAAAG GATTCCCTCCGGAGACCATGTGA
- the LOC130290480 gene encoding uncharacterized protein LOC130290480, translating into MGPCILLVAVTVCVSVPSALSKPLGVLTHDDLGVARRLRRSLPYEADMSYMPSEPVRNEPLYPDLSQAMLARLAAYPQEELLARALERMGNPRRVEPTRDSPSLQQLVEEGQRRDKETMYLANLLHLWNQINQGKAYVDQLQGFPGPVPSDIMEYQRPYQDYDDTGVVASRVRPQMSRNQMAQALQSHYRQNRGFEGHLQPEETNEDGYPIDEDMLRYLVTRVLSAMNEAEMSQRLPPSPSRRMRRSLEDDRDEDTPANLLRVKRLDTDNVVPDFTSNGLLHRKRSESDLNIQSRPQHFTDQRVTEQLLKYFPE; encoded by the exons CCTCTTGGTGTATTAACCCACGATGACCTTGGAGTTGCTCGAAGGTTGAGGAGAAGCCTTCCCTACGAGGCCGACATGTCCTACATGCCCTCAGAACCTGTCCGCAACGAGCCTCTGTACCCCGACCTAAGTCAAGCGATGCTCGCCAGGTTGGCCGCCTACCCTCAGGAGGAACTTCTGGCCCGAGCCTTGGAGAGGATGGGCAACCCCCGAAGAGTCGAACCCACTCGCGATAGTCCATCCCTCCAGCAGTTGGTAGAAGAAGGTCAGAGGAGAGATAAGGAGACCATGTATCTGGCCAACCTCCTGCACCTGTGGAACCAAATCAACCAGGGTAAAGCTTACGTTGACCAACTTCAGGGTTTTCCGGGTCCCGTCCCATCGGACATAATGGAATATCAGAGGCCGTACCAAGACTACGATGATACGGGGGTGGTGGCCAGCAGGGTAAGACCACAGATGTCGCGAAACCAGATGGCACAAGCACTGCAGAGTCATTACAGGCAGAACCGGGGGTTTGAAGGTCACCTCCAGCCAGAAGAGACCAACGAGGATGGATATCCCATCGACGAAGACATGCTAAG GTACCTCGTAACCCGTGTCCTGTCTGCAATGAACGAAGCCGAAATGTCCCAGCGTCTGCCGCCAAGTCCCTCCCGGCGCATGCGGCGCTCGTTGGAAGATGACCGCGACGAAGACACCCCGGCCAACCTGCTGCGTGTCAAACGTCTGGACACTGATAACGTCGTCCCCGACTTTACCTCCAATGGGCTGCTCCACAGGAAGCGGAGCGAGAGCGACCTCAATATTCAGAGCCGACCCCAACACTTTACTGATCAGAGGGTCACAGAGCAACTGCTGAAGTATTTCCCCGAGTAG